In Thermococcus profundus, the genomic stretch CCTAACCCTCGCTCCCTTCCCTATGAGCTTTGGAAGCTCTGTCCTATTTCCTTCGGCTATTATCCTGCCCCCCTTCATTATGGCTACCCTCTGGGGTATCGTCTCGGCCTCGACCATGTTGTGGGTGGTCAGGAAAATCGTCATGCCCCTCTTGTTCAGCTCCCTTATGAGCGCCCTCAGGGCTTTGGCCGAGTGAACATCCAGACCGTTTGTCGGCTCGTCCAGGAAGAGTACATCCGGCTCGTGAACCAGCGCTGCCGCTATCGTTACCCTTCTCTTGAAGCCCGAGCTGAGCTTTCCGAACTTCTTCTTTGCCGGGAGGTTGAACTCCTTGATCAGTTTGCTCACGTTCTCCCTCGGGGCGTCGTAGAGATCAGCCGTGAACCTCAGGTTCTCCTCAACCGTCAGCTCCTCGTAGAGGTTTGAAATGTCAGGAACGAGGCCTATCGAGCGCCTCACCATCAGGCCTTCCCTCTTCACATCGTAGCCGTTCACGTAGGCCTCTCCAGAGGTTATGCTTGTGAGTGTGGTGAGCATTCTCACTGTCGTCGTTTTTCCAGCCCCGTTTGGGCCAAGCAGTGCAAAGGCCTCTCCCCGCTTAACCTTGAAGCTTATCCCCCTCACCGCTTCAAAGTCCCCGTACCTCTTCACGAGGTTTTTCGCCATCACCGCTTCCTCTGCGACCATATCAGCACCCCGAGAAGGGCTATCCCA encodes the following:
- a CDS encoding ABC transporter ATP-binding protein, with the translated sequence MVAEEAVMAKNLVKRYGDFEAVRGISFKVKRGEAFALLGPNGAGKTTTVRMLTTLTSITSGEAYVNGYDVKREGLMVRRSIGLVPDISNLYEELTVEENLRFTADLYDAPRENVSKLIKEFNLPAKKKFGKLSSGFKRRVTIAAALVHEPDVLFLDEPTNGLDVHSAKALRALIRELNKRGMTIFLTTHNMVEAETIPQRVAIMKGGRIIAEGNRTELPKLIGKGARVRLQIEPLSNKLLDALSNYGPTFDEGDLVFTVQDADAFMAELCRLKNQLGFRILKVSTEAPSIEDVFIELTVGGSEGKACGCGGCPL